The proteins below come from a single Mesobacillus jeotgali genomic window:
- a CDS encoding carboxypeptidase M32, translating into MEQKVVNQSIMSALEKFNELDEKISHFNSILGLLSWDQKVISPKKGRSIFANANGTLRTEAFKLTVSEEMGELLSTLTTPEAEEQLEEASKAKVRERLKFYNRSKSIPAEMIKDFSVLTSKANDAWEEARENNDFDRYLPYLEKIVEFKRKAVEIYGYENHPYDALLDEFEPGLTVEKLDPLFVKLRESSSDLLRRIQESSYKPPVEIFEQAYSVEKQKEFNRYILPLIGFDMEAGRLDETVHPFAQTVNTGDVRITTRYLENNVRSAIFGTIHEAGHGIYEQNINPEFQDSVLQEGASFGIHESQSRFLENMVGRSEEFWKYFYPKLQEHFPEQLGNVELDDFYRATNAVQPSFIRVEADELTYNLHIMVRYEIEKALIAGEIEAKDLPGIWNEKMNDYLGITPSTDSEGVLQDIHWSFGGLGYFPSYSLGNLYAAQLLHKVKKDLPGFYESIEQGNFAVVQDWLRENIHQYGMLYTPNELIVKATGEELNADYLVQYLEEKYSKVYKL; encoded by the coding sequence ATGGAACAAAAGGTAGTGAACCAATCCATCATGTCTGCGCTCGAAAAGTTCAACGAATTAGATGAAAAGATCTCACATTTTAATAGTATTTTAGGTTTGTTAAGCTGGGACCAAAAAGTGATTTCACCAAAAAAAGGACGTTCCATATTTGCAAATGCGAACGGAACACTTAGAACGGAAGCGTTCAAGCTGACTGTTTCTGAGGAAATGGGGGAGCTGCTTAGCACACTCACTACACCGGAAGCAGAGGAGCAACTAGAGGAAGCCTCAAAAGCCAAGGTTCGTGAACGGCTGAAATTTTACAACCGTTCAAAGAGTATACCGGCTGAAATGATTAAAGATTTCTCAGTGCTTACATCAAAAGCAAATGATGCCTGGGAAGAGGCCAGGGAGAATAATGATTTTGATAGATATCTTCCATACCTTGAGAAGATTGTAGAGTTTAAGAGGAAAGCTGTTGAAATTTACGGTTATGAAAACCATCCATATGATGCGCTCCTCGATGAATTTGAGCCTGGCCTTACAGTTGAAAAGCTCGATCCATTGTTTGTTAAATTAAGAGAATCTAGCTCTGATTTACTTAGAAGGATTCAAGAGTCATCATACAAGCCGCCAGTAGAAATATTTGAACAGGCCTATTCAGTAGAAAAGCAAAAAGAATTCAATCGTTACATTCTGCCGCTGATCGGCTTCGATATGGAAGCTGGGAGGCTGGATGAAACGGTCCATCCTTTTGCGCAAACTGTGAATACGGGAGATGTAAGGATTACGACGAGATACCTTGAAAATAATGTCCGCTCTGCGATTTTCGGAACGATTCATGAAGCAGGACACGGTATTTATGAGCAAAACATCAATCCTGAATTTCAGGATTCAGTCCTTCAGGAAGGGGCTTCTTTTGGCATCCATGAATCCCAGTCACGTTTTCTTGAAAACATGGTGGGACGCAGCGAGGAGTTCTGGAAGTATTTCTATCCAAAGCTGCAGGAACATTTTCCGGAACAACTAGGAAATGTGGAATTGGATGATTTCTATCGTGCCACGAATGCTGTTCAGCCATCCTTCATCCGGGTAGAGGCAGATGAGCTCACTTATAATCTTCATATAATGGTTCGCTATGAAATTGAGAAGGCATTGATTGCCGGGGAAATAGAGGCAAAAGATCTTCCTGGAATCTGGAACGAGAAAATGAATGACTATCTCGGCATTACACCATCAACTGACAGTGAAGGGGTCCTTCAGGATATCCACTGGTCGTTCGGAGGGCTGGGGTACTTCCCGTCATACTCTCTTGGGAATCTGTACGCAGCGCAACTCCTGCACAAAGTGAAGAAAGATTTACCAGGTTTCTATGAAAGTATTGAGCAGGGTAATTTCGCAGTGGTCCAGGACTGGTTACGGGAGAATATCCATCAGTATGGCATGCTGTATACTCCAAATGAACTGATTGTAAAAGCTACTGGCGAAGAATTGAATGCGGATTATCTGGTACAGTACCTGGAAGAGAAATATAGCAAGGTATACAAACTATAA